AAGGGAATGTGTGTAATGAATATAGCAGGCTACTTTGTAAAAAATACCGTTATCAGCTGGATGTTCACATTGATATTACTGATCGGTGGCTTAATGGCATTTACCGGTTTAGGTCAGTTAGAAGATCCACCATTTACCATTAAAGATGCTGTTGTAGTGACTTTATATCCTGGCGCAACATCTACAGAAGTAGAAGAGGAAGTGACTTATCCCATTGAAAAGGCAATTCAAGCTTTGCCTTATGTGGATTATATACGCTCGCTGAGCACCTCAGGTATGTCACAAATCACCGTGACCATGAAAAACGTATACGGCCCAGAAGAGCTACCGCAAATATGGGATGAGCTGCGCCGCAAAGTAAACGATATGTCGGCTAGTTTACCACCTGGAGTGCAAACTCCGATTGTGAATGATGACTTTGGCGACGTATACGGCATCATGTTAATGGTCAGTGGTACAGACTACAGTTACCGCGATATTCTGGATTACGTTGACTATGTTAAGCGTGAGCTTGAACTGGTGCCAGGTGTGGGCAAGGTGTCACTAGCAGGTAATCAACAAGAACAAGTGTTTGTGGAAATGTCGCTGAACAAAGCGGCCAGTTCGAACATCGATCCATCGCTTATTCAAAACTTGCTGAATTCGCAAAACATGGTGTCAGATGCCGGTAATATCCGGGTGTCTGCCGATAACTTAAAAATTCGCACCAGTGGAGGATTTAAGTCTGTCAGTGAGCTTGAAGAGCTGATTATTCCAGGTACTCAAGGTGACAAACTCATTTATTTAAAAGATGTCGCCACAGTCTCGCGCGGCTTTCAAAATATTCCCACTAATTTGCTTAAGTTTGATCAACATGATGCCATTAATATTGGTATTTCGTTTTCAACTGGCGTTAATGTGGTTGAGGTGGGTAAAGCCATCGATGCCAAGCTCGCCAGTATCGAAAGTGTCCGTCCTGCAGGAATGGTAATTGAAACCATGTACAACCAGCCTAACGAGGTGGATGCATCGGTAGGTAGCTTTGTATGGAACTTGATTGCAGCAGTGGTGATCGTGGTTGGTGTACTGCTGGTATTCATGGGCTTTAAATCAGGGATATTAATTGGGTTAATCTTATTTTTAACCTGTTTAGGCACCTTCATGTTGATGCTGCAAGCTGAAATTGAACTGCAGCGGATATCACTAGGGGCGCTGATTATTGCCCTTGGTATGCTGGTGGATAACGCCATTGTTATTGTTGAAGGCATACTTATTGGGCGGCAACGAGGACAAACTACTCTTGAGGCGGCTCAAGGTATTGTTAAGCAAACTATGTGGCCATTACTTGGCGCGACAGTTATTGCTATTACAGCTTTTGCGCCAATAGGTTTATCGCCGGATTCAACCGGTGAATTTGCAGGTTCTCTTTTCTGGGTATTGTTGTTTTCACTGTTTTTATCTTGGATTACTGCCATCACGATTACGCCGTTCTTCGCACAATTATTTTTCGGCGCAGAAGCTGAAAAGTCAGAAGGTGAGCCAAAAGATCCATATGGCGGTGCATTCTTCATGTACTACAAGGCACTGCTTGATGTCTGTATGCGCTTTCGTTGGGTTAGCGTCGTTGCTGTCGTTATTGCGTTTTGTGTGTCAATTTACGGCTTTGCATACGTTAAGCAATCTTTCTTCCCGCCATCGACAACACCGATATTCTTAGTGGATGTGTGGATGCCAGAAGGCACAGATATTCGTGAAACCCAAACGGTAGTCGAAGGCATGGAGGCTATCGCGGTTGAACTGAATAATGTTGAATATGTGGCTTCGACCATAGGTAAGGGGTTTCCGCGTTTCTTGCTGACGTATTCGCCTGAAAAAAACTATGCATCTTATGCGCAGATTTCGATTCGTACTACTGACTTTGAAACCTTAACTGATGTGATGGTGAAGTTTAGAAAAGACGTAGAGCAAAGTTATCCTCAAGCACAGCTTAAGTTTAAGCGTTTAGAGATTGGTCCATCTACCGATGCGAAAATTGAAGCCCGGATAAGTGGGGCAGATCCTGATGTACTGCGAACTATTGCGGCTCAAGTGATGGAAATCTTTAATGCTACACCAGCGACAGTCAATGTGCGCCATGACTGGCGTGAACGAGTAAAATACATTGCGCCGCGCTTTAATGAAACCCAGGCTCGTCGATTAGGTATTGTTAAAAGTGAAGTTGACGAAGCCCTTAAATTCTCTTTTACAGGCTTACAAATCGGTGTGTACCGTGAAGGTACAACATTGTTACCGATTATTGGACGCTTACCTGAAGACGAACGTATTGATATTGAATCAATGGAAAGTATTCGAATTTGGAGTCCTGCGTTAAGCGCATTTGTGCCGTTACAACAAGTGGTTGATGGCTTTGAAGTGAAATTTGAAGATCCGATTATTCAGCGACGCGATCGCAAACGTACTCTAACTGTATTTGCTGATACTGATTTTGAGTACGACATTTTGCCTGCCGAGTTATTCACCCAAATAAAGCCTCAAGTCGAAGCACTTGAATTGCCAGTAGGTTATGAGCTGCAATGGGGTGGTGAATATGAATCTTCAACCGATGCGCAAGAGTCATTGTTTGCCACTCTGCCATTAGGTTTCTTGTTCATGTTCCTTATCACCGTATTCTTGTTTAACTCAGTGAGAAAGCCTTTGGTTATATGGGCATGTGTACCGCTAGCGATTATTGGTATTACATCTGGATTGCTGATCCTTGATAAGCCATTTAGCTTTATGGCGCTGCTGGGAATGCTGAGTTTATCAGGCATGTTACTTAAAAATGGCATAGTATTACTCGATCAAATTAATACCGATATCAATGATGGTATTGAAACTTTCGAAGCGGTATTTAACTCAACGGTGAGTCGTGTAAGGCCTGTTTGTATGGCTGCTGTTACGACTATTTTAGGGGTGTTACCACTACTGACAGATGCCTTCTTTGAGTCGTTAGCTGCAGTGGTCATGTTTGGTTTAGGTGTCGCTACCATGCTGACTCTGATCATTGTGCCAGTGTTCTATATCATCTTCTTTAAAGTTAAGTATCGAAACTATAAAGAGTTTTAGTTCGCAAAATTGACGATTTATCGCTATAACTATAAGAGTCAACTGTAAAAACGTTGGCTCTTTTTTATGTGATCTAACTTGCTCATTCTCACGTATCACGTTTTGTATTCACACGAGGCTCACTATGTCTATTAGCCAAGCTATTATTAAAGTTACTAATCTTCGTTTACGCACCTTCATTGGTTTTAATCCAGACGAACGTGAAAAGCAGCAAGATGTTGTGATTAATATTGAAATCCAATATCCCGCCGACAAGTCGTTTCAAACCGATGATGTTGCCGATGCATTGAACTACAAAGTTATCACTAAAAAAGTTATTCAACATGTGGAAGAAGGGCGCTTTTTATTGCTTGAAAAGTTGGTTGCTGATGTACTGGCAATTTGTAGCGAACACCCATCAATTACCATGTCTCGAGTAACAATTGACAAACCTCATGCTTTACGTTTTGCCGACTCTGTTTCACTGTCTTTAGAGCAGCGCAAATAAGCGAAAGCCTAGTAAGCTTTCACGTAACGGTGTGGTTTTTATTTGGCACGGGTTGCCATAAGGAAAACACATGATTTCAGATGAAGCACGTAAAGTGCAGCAAGTTCTTATTGAACGAGGTCTTGAAACGCCATTGGTCGAAAACGACATGACCAATGAACAAAAAATCGAACGTATCCAAGGGCTGATGACCGAAGTTGTATCAACTCTGGGCTTAGACTTAACTGACGACAGCTTATGCGAAACACCCCACCGTATCGCTAAAATGTACGTCAATGAAATCTTCTCCGGTCTTGACTACCATCAATTCCCAAAAGTCACTCAAATAGATAATAAAATGGGTGTTGAGGAAATGGTCAAAGTTAGTGATATCAGTGTCGTCAGCACTTGTGAGCATCATTTTATTACTATCGATGGCACAGCTGATGTCGCCTACATACCGAAAAAGAAGATTATCGGGCTGTCGAAAATTAATCGCTTAGTACGCTTTTTTGCTCAAAGACCTCAAGTACAGGAGCGACTAACTCAGCAGGTATTAGTGGCATTACAAACGTTACTTGAAACCGATGACGTGGCCATCAGCATTAACGCTACTCACTACTGTGTAAAGTCTCGTGGTGTAACAGATACGCAATCCCACACCACAACCTCTGCCCTAGGTGGTTGTTTTAAAAATAACCCTGCTTCAAGAGCTGAGTTTTTCTCAAAGGCTTGATTCACTCAGCTAACTCATGAATGATGGATAACAGACACTAGGTCATTAGCCGCTGCTAATGACCTTTATTATGTGAGTTTAACTACTGGCTCAATACAAGAATAAGAGAACTCAAATGAAACAAACCATATTTATTACAGGTGTCGGAAAACGAATTGGTTATGCCTTGGCAAAGCATTTTTTAGCTCAAGGTTTTAACGTTATAGGCACGTTCAGAAGTCATTACCCATCGATAGACGAACTACTTGAGCTCGGCGCAGACTTATACCAGTGTGACTTATGCCAAGCAGATGAAATCAATGACATGCTTAGTCGCATCAAAGCTCAGCATCCACAGGTAAACTGCATCATTCATAACGCATCTGATTGGCATAATGATAAAACCAGTGCAGAGGTTACTTCTGCCGATATTATGGCACGAATGATGAACATTCATGTCAGTGCGCCTTATCAAATAAACTTGGCGTTAGCGGAGCTATTAGTTGCCTCAGCGGGTGACAGTATTGGCGACAGTAATATCATTCACATTACTGATTATGTCGCTGAAAAGGGCAGCCAGAAGCATATTGCTTACGCGGCGAGTAAAGCAGCATTACATAATATGACCTTATCATTTGCAGCCAAATTAGCTCCAGCTGTCAAAGTGAACTCCATTGCTCCAGCGATGATATTATTTAATGAAGGCGACGATGATGCCTATAAAGCCAAAGCGCTAGCTAAAGCGATATTGCCAATAGAAGCTGGCAACAGCGAGATTATCGAATTAGTAGAGTACTTATTGTCGAGCCAATATGTCACTGGTCGCAGTTATGCAGTTGATGGTGGAAGGCAGTTGAAATAGTCTCAGTAAATAGACGGTAACGGTTGAATTAAAACGTTTTATGCTTCTGTCTTATTTCTAGTGTGTATTTTGACAATATTATCGCTGGTGACCACCAGTTGTTAGATTGCATTACAGCTTAATACTAGGCTGGTCTTGAGTTCGTAAAAC
This window of the Shewanella goraebulensis genome carries:
- the folE gene encoding GTP cyclohydrolase I FolE, with product MISDEARKVQQVLIERGLETPLVENDMTNEQKIERIQGLMTEVVSTLGLDLTDDSLCETPHRIAKMYVNEIFSGLDYHQFPKVTQIDNKMGVEEMVKVSDISVVSTCEHHFITIDGTADVAYIPKKKIIGLSKINRLVRFFAQRPQVQERLTQQVLVALQTLLETDDVAISINATHYCVKSRGVTDTQSHTTTSALGGCFKNNPASRAEFFSKA
- the folM gene encoding dihydromonapterin reductase; this translates as MKQTIFITGVGKRIGYALAKHFLAQGFNVIGTFRSHYPSIDELLELGADLYQCDLCQADEINDMLSRIKAQHPQVNCIIHNASDWHNDKTSAEVTSADIMARMMNIHVSAPYQINLALAELLVASAGDSIGDSNIIHITDYVAEKGSQKHIAYAASKAALHNMTLSFAAKLAPAVKVNSIAPAMILFNEGDDDAYKAKALAKAILPIEAGNSEIIELVEYLLSSQYVTGRSYAVDGGRQLK
- a CDS encoding efflux RND transporter permease subunit encodes the protein MNIAGYFVKNTVISWMFTLILLIGGLMAFTGLGQLEDPPFTIKDAVVVTLYPGATSTEVEEEVTYPIEKAIQALPYVDYIRSLSTSGMSQITVTMKNVYGPEELPQIWDELRRKVNDMSASLPPGVQTPIVNDDFGDVYGIMLMVSGTDYSYRDILDYVDYVKRELELVPGVGKVSLAGNQQEQVFVEMSLNKAASSNIDPSLIQNLLNSQNMVSDAGNIRVSADNLKIRTSGGFKSVSELEELIIPGTQGDKLIYLKDVATVSRGFQNIPTNLLKFDQHDAINIGISFSTGVNVVEVGKAIDAKLASIESVRPAGMVIETMYNQPNEVDASVGSFVWNLIAAVVIVVGVLLVFMGFKSGILIGLILFLTCLGTFMLMLQAEIELQRISLGALIIALGMLVDNAIVIVEGILIGRQRGQTTLEAAQGIVKQTMWPLLGATVIAITAFAPIGLSPDSTGEFAGSLFWVLLFSLFLSWITAITITPFFAQLFFGAEAEKSEGEPKDPYGGAFFMYYKALLDVCMRFRWVSVVAVVIAFCVSIYGFAYVKQSFFPPSTTPIFLVDVWMPEGTDIRETQTVVEGMEAIAVELNNVEYVASTIGKGFPRFLLTYSPEKNYASYAQISIRTTDFETLTDVMVKFRKDVEQSYPQAQLKFKRLEIGPSTDAKIEARISGADPDVLRTIAAQVMEIFNATPATVNVRHDWRERVKYIAPRFNETQARRLGIVKSEVDEALKFSFTGLQIGVYREGTTLLPIIGRLPEDERIDIESMESIRIWSPALSAFVPLQQVVDGFEVKFEDPIIQRRDRKRTLTVFADTDFEYDILPAELFTQIKPQVEALELPVGYELQWGGEYESSTDAQESLFATLPLGFLFMFLITVFLFNSVRKPLVIWACVPLAIIGITSGLLILDKPFSFMALLGMLSLSGMLLKNGIVLLDQINTDINDGIETFEAVFNSTVSRVRPVCMAAVTTILGVLPLLTDAFFESLAAVVMFGLGVATMLTLIIVPVFYIIFFKVKYRNYKEF
- the folX gene encoding dihydroneopterin triphosphate 2'-epimerase, producing MSQAIIKVTNLRLRTFIGFNPDEREKQQDVVINIEIQYPADKSFQTDDVADALNYKVITKKVIQHVEEGRFLLLEKLVADVLAICSEHPSITMSRVTIDKPHALRFADSVSLSLEQRK